A genomic stretch from Achromobacter spanius includes:
- the flhC gene encoding flagellar transcriptional regulator FlhC gives MASKSVSQEADDILLASSMITLGARLQVLEAETSLSHDRLARLYREIRGCSPPKGMLPFSVDWFMTWLPNIHSSLFYNVYSFLNARTSSKGIRATIDAYRLYLENAGLDTAESTEPVLSFTRAWMLVRFFDSGMLQLSACRQCGGHFIAHAHDPQSDFVCAICRPPPRAGKTRAAAKARAGTRPAPLFGDARP, from the coding sequence ATGGCCTCCAAAAGCGTATCTCAGGAAGCGGACGACATCCTGCTTGCCAGCTCCATGATTACCCTGGGGGCCCGGTTACAGGTTCTTGAGGCGGAAACCAGCCTCAGCCACGACCGCCTCGCACGCTTGTACCGTGAAATTCGCGGTTGCTCGCCACCCAAGGGCATGCTGCCGTTCTCGGTTGACTGGTTCATGACCTGGCTGCCGAACATCCACTCGTCGCTGTTCTACAACGTTTATTCGTTCTTGAACGCGCGCACCAGCAGCAAGGGCATACGCGCCACCATCGACGCCTATCGCCTGTACCTGGAAAACGCCGGCCTGGATACGGCCGAAAGCACCGAGCCGGTGCTGAGCTTCACCCGCGCCTGGATGCTCGTGCGTTTCTTTGATAGCGGCATGCTGCAACTGTCCGCCTGCCGCCAATGCGGCGGCCACTTCATTGCCCACGCCCACGATCCGCAATCGGATTTTGTGTGCGCCATCTGCCGTCCGCCACCTCGCGCTGGCAAGACGCGCGCAGCGGCCAAAGCGCGCGCCGGCACGCGCCCCGCGCCTCTCTTCGGCGACGCCCGTCCCTGA
- a CDS encoding RNA polymerase sigma factor FliA, with product MPHADDSLVEYAPLVRKLALQLLARLPASVELDDLIQAGMIGLLDAVRRYQETADAQFETYATTRIRGAMLDELRGQDWLPRSVRTKARKIEQAIQQLEQRLMRAPSEAEIAAQLEMPIGEYQSLLHDAQGVQIVHYEDFTTEPDSASGQSDWTATLNHGSAGGNPLDALLAGDFRQALVQAIDALPDREKLLLSLCYEQGLNLKEIGAIMNVTEARVCQLRSQATARIRAKLKEMAWQELPLEGQIAQII from the coding sequence ATGCCCCACGCAGATGACAGCTTGGTCGAATATGCCCCGCTAGTGCGGAAGCTGGCCCTGCAATTGCTCGCCCGGCTACCCGCCAGTGTTGAGCTCGACGACCTGATACAGGCCGGCATGATCGGCCTGCTTGACGCCGTAAGGCGCTATCAGGAAACCGCAGACGCCCAATTCGAGACCTACGCCACGACCCGTATTCGTGGCGCGATGCTGGACGAGCTACGCGGCCAGGACTGGCTGCCGCGCAGCGTCCGCACCAAGGCGCGCAAGATCGAACAAGCCATCCAGCAGTTGGAACAACGCCTGATGCGCGCGCCTTCTGAAGCCGAGATCGCCGCGCAGCTTGAGATGCCGATCGGGGAATACCAATCCCTGCTGCACGACGCCCAAGGCGTGCAGATCGTGCATTACGAAGACTTCACCACCGAACCCGACTCCGCCTCCGGCCAATCCGACTGGACCGCCACGCTGAACCACGGCTCGGCCGGTGGGAATCCGCTGGATGCGTTACTGGCTGGTGATTTCCGTCAGGCGCTGGTGCAGGCGATTGATGCCTTGCCTGATCGGGAAAAGTTGTTGCTGTCGCTGTGTTACGAGCAGGGGCTGAATTTGAAAGAAATCGGCGCCATCATGAATGTGACCGAGGCGCGGGTGTGCCAGTTGAGGTCACAGGCGACGGCGCGGATACGGGCCAAGTTGAAAGAGATGGCCTGGCAGGAACTGCCGCTGGAAGGGCAGATCGCGCAGATTATTTGA
- the flhD gene encoding flagellar transcriptional regulator FlhD has product MQQVENSLLADIREVNLSYLLLAQRMLRDDYAASMFRLGFSNEVADILMRLSPAQLVKLASSSSLLCRFRFDDYSLLSALTHDVLGGALQQAHATILLAKQPVEELA; this is encoded by the coding sequence GTGCAACAAGTCGAAAATTCATTGCTGGCAGACATTCGCGAAGTGAATCTGTCATATCTGTTACTTGCGCAACGTATGTTGCGTGATGACTACGCAGCATCAATGTTCCGTTTGGGATTCAGCAACGAAGTTGCCGACATCCTGATGCGTTTGTCGCCGGCGCAATTGGTAAAGCTGGCCAGCTCCAGCTCGCTGCTGTGCCGGTTCCGCTTTGATGATTACAGCCTGCTGTCCGCGCTGACCCACGACGTGCTGGGTGGTGCGCTGCAACAAGCCCACGCTACGATCCTGTTGGCCAAGCAACCTGTAGAAGAACTGGCCTGA